One Longimicrobiaceae bacterium genomic region harbors:
- a CDS encoding MarR family winged helix-turn-helix transcriptional regulator gives MSQSSSGAAAGQGFAPPASAGTVMQEAAEFHRAFQDLLRLQQSRDRERVAGYGVTVSGAHAVEVLTRLGPVSLNALAAELFVDKSTASRIVALLEDLGFVRRAVDARDRRVLRLELTPEGARLSRQLTDDAVWEMHALLYGFPPDVRAGMLAFLRQLTRTSATHAGATGASCLAEP, from the coding sequence ATGAGCCAGAGTTCGAGCGGGGCCGCGGCGGGGCAGGGCTTCGCGCCGCCCGCGTCTGCCGGGACGGTGATGCAGGAGGCGGCGGAGTTCCACCGCGCGTTCCAGGACCTGCTGCGCCTTCAGCAGTCGCGCGACCGCGAGCGCGTGGCGGGCTACGGCGTGACGGTGAGCGGCGCGCACGCGGTGGAGGTGCTCACGCGGCTGGGCCCCGTCTCGCTGAACGCGCTGGCCGCCGAGCTGTTCGTGGACAAGAGCACCGCCAGCCGCATCGTGGCGCTGCTGGAGGACCTGGGCTTCGTGCGTCGCGCGGTGGACGCGCGCGACCGCCGCGTGCTGCGCCTGGAGCTCACGCCCGAAGGCGCCCGCCTCTCCCGCCAGCTCACCGACGACGCCGTGTGGGAGATGCACGCGCTGCTGTACGGCTTCCCGCCGGACGTGCGCGCGGGCATGCTCGCCTTCCTGCGCCAGCTCACGCGCACCTCCGCCACGCACGCGGGCGCGACGGGCGCGAGCTGCCTGGCCGAGCCGTGA